A stretch of Telopea speciosissima isolate NSW1024214 ecotype Mountain lineage chromosome 11, Tspe_v1, whole genome shotgun sequence DNA encodes these proteins:
- the LOC122645406 gene encoding WAT1-related protein At3g18200-like — protein MTRDLTWFTNQYDVLHARVKLKMIQYYLMEENTTEEIYQEHQKVAKSKEKKIMGGGRVVSEKMKLLLSLLVLQFCFAGFHIVSRLALNMGVSKVVYPVYRNIISLLLLGPISYFLEKKERPPLTFPLLVQFFFLALIGITANQGFYLLGLYYASPTFASAMQNSVPAITFAMAAILRLEEVNISRRDGLAKVLGTIVSVGGATVITLYKGTPLLHHSHHPLEISIEGEALENPSKNVQNWTLGCLYLLGHCLSWSGWMVFQAPIIKKYPAKLTLTSFTCFFGVIQFLVIAAFAETDLDRWKIQSGEELLTILYAGVVASGIVVALQTWCIHKGGPVFVAVFQPVQMVLVAVMACLILGDQLYAGGIIGSVLIIIGLYSVLWGKNEEKKVRKQVEEETLTKHLLDEESAIKQSEAVSDLP, from the exons ATGAcgagagatttaacgtggttcacaaaTCAATACGATGTACTACATGCTCGggtgaagctgaagatgattcagtACTATTTGATGGAAGAAAATACAACAGAAGAGATCTATCAAGAACATCAAAAGGTCGCA aaatcaaaagagaagaaaattatggGAGGAGGGAGAGTTGTTTCTGAGaagatgaagcttcttctatcattACTTGTTCTTCAGTTCTGCTTTGCAGGATTTCACATTGTCTCCAGACTTGCACTCAACATGGGTGTCAGCAAAGTTGTTTACCCAGTCTATAGAAACATTATATCACTGCTTTTGTTGGGacctatttcttattttttggagaA GAAAGAGAGACCACCTCTTACTTTCCCTTTATTGGTTCAATTCTTCTTTCTTGCATTGATTGG GATCACTGCTAATCAGGGATTTTATCTCCTTGGTTTGTATTATGCATCTCCAACTTTTGCTTCTGCAATGCAAAATTCAGTTCCTGCAATTACTTTTGCCATGGCTGCAATTCTAAG GCTTGAGGAAGTTAATATATCAAGGAGAGATGGATTGGCAAAAGTACTAGGAACCATTGTTAGTGTAGGAGGTGCCACTGTCATTACTCTCTACAAGGGCACACCTCTACTGCACCATTCTCATCACCCACTGGAAATTTCAATAGAAGGAGAAGCATTGgaaaatccttcaaaaaatgtcCAGAACTGGACATTGGGTTGTCTTTACCTTCTTGGGCATTGCTTATCATGGTCTGGTTGGATGGTTTTTCAG GCTCCAATTATAAAGAAGTACCCAGCTAAACTTACACTCACTTCATTCACTTGCTTCTTCGGAGTAATACAGTTCTTGGTTATAGCAGCCTTTGCAGAAACAGATCTTGATCGTTGGAAAATCCAATCTGGAGAGGAGCTTTTAACCATCCTCTATGCT GGAGTTGTGGCTTCTGGGATTGTTGTTGCTCTTCAAACATGGTGTATCCATAAAGGAGGACCAGTTTTTGTGGCAGTCTTTCAGCCTGTACAGATGGTTTTAGTTGCAGTCATGGCATGTCTAATACTTGGTGATCAGTTATACGCAGGAGG GATTATTGGTTCAGTTCTCATCATCATTGGTCTTTACTCTGTTCTTTGGgggaaaaatgaagaaaagaaagtgagAAAACAAGTGGAGGAAGAAACATTGACAAAGCATCTCCTTGATGAGGAAAGTGCCATTAAACAAAGTGAAGCTGTATCTGACTTGCCATGA
- the LOC122645727 gene encoding fructose-bisphosphate aldolase 3, chloroplastic, which produces MASAGLVKLNASSSQWIGQQSFTQRHGSSTRSNFSRVALPIRAGSYSDELVQTAKSIASPGRGILAIDESNATCGKRLASIGLDNTESNRQAYRQLLLTTPGLGEYISGSILFEETLYQSTTDGKKFVDCLRDEKIMPGIKVDKGLVPLPGSNNESWCQGLDGLASRSAEYYKQGARFAKWRTVVSIPCGPSALAVKEAAWGLARYAAISQDNGLVPIVEPEILLDGDHSIERTLEVAENVWSEVFYYLAQNNVVFEGILLKPSMVTPGAEHKEKASPETIAKYTLTMLKRRVPPAVPGIMFLSGGQSEMEATLNLNAMNQSPNPWHVSFSYARALQNTVLKTWQGHPENIEAAQKSLLVRAKANSLAQLGRYSAEGESEDAKKGMFVKGYTY; this is translated from the exons ATGGCGTCTGCAGGTTTGGTGAAGTTGAACGCATCATCTTCGCAGTGGATCGGACAACAGTCCTTCACTCAACGCCATGGATCGTCTACTCGATCTAATTTCAGCCGAGTTGCTCTCCCGATCCGAGCCGGATCTTACTCCGACGAGCTCGTTCAGACCGCC AAATCCATTGCTTCTCCTGGGCGTGGCATCCTTGCCATTGATGAATCAAATGCAACCTGTGGGAAGAGGCTAGCATCCATTGGCTTGGACAACACGGAATCCAACCGACAAGCCTATAGGCAGCTTTTACTGACAACTCCTGGCCTTGGTGAATATATTTCTGGTTCCATTCTTTTCGAGGAAACACTTTATCAGTCAACAACAGATGGGAAGAAATTTGTTGATTGCTTGCGTGATGAGAAAATCATGCCAGGCATTAAAGTTGATAAG GGATTGGTTCCTCTCCCAGGATCAAACAATGAATCTTGGTGCCAAGGATTAGATGGATTGGCTTCAAGATCAGCTGAATACTATAAGCAAGGTGCCCGTTTTGCCAAGTG GCGAACTGTAGTTAGCATTCCTTGTGGTCCTTCTGCTTTGGCCGTGAAAGAAGCTGCATGGGGACTTGCACGTTATGCTGCTATATCTCAG GACAATGGTCTTGTACCAATTGTGGAACCTGAGATTCTTCTTGATGGGGACCATTCAATTGAGAGGACACTTGAGGTGGCTGAAAATGTGTGGTCAGAAGTCTTCTACTACTTGGCCCAAAATAATGTGGTCTTTGAAGGAATCTTGCTTAAACCCAGCATGGTTACCCCTGGAGCTGAACACAAAGAGAAGGCATCTCCAGAGACCATTGCCAAATATACGCTAACAATGCTTAAGAGGAGAGTACCTCCTGCAGTTCCTGGGATCATG TTCCTGTCAGGAGGACAATCTGAAATGGAAGCAACTCTGAACCTGAATGCAATGAACCAAAGCCCCAATCCATGGCATGTGTCATTCTCATATGCACGTGCACTGCAAAACACTGTACTGAAAACATGGCAAGGACATCCAGAGAACATAGAAGCTGCTCAGAAGTCACTTTTGGTGCGTGCCAAGGCAAATTCCCTGGCCCAGCTTGGAAGGTATTCGGCCGAAGGCGAGAGTGAGGATGCTAAGAAAGGAATGTTTGTCAAAGGCTATACCTACTAA